The genome window AGCCCTCTGGGAATAGAAGCACATGGCAGCTGCCCAAAAGAGAACTGCATAGCAGATGAAATGAAACTTTCCCTTGAAACTTCTTCCGGATATATTTCCACCCTTTTCGGCGGCGGAAGTTGGGAAAACCAAGAATTTCACGCCCACTGGAATGTAGAAAAACCAATCAATGTGGATGAGATTATCGCCATTCATATCAATGAGCATCGCATCCCGCTTCGCTAACATATTCAATCCTCTATCATAAGAACCTATTCCCCCAGCTTTTATCATAAAAGTTGGGGGAATAGGTTCTTATGAACAAAACCCAGCCCGGTCTTATACTTCAAGCGTCAAGACCTTGCCGGTCCTTGGCAGCGCATGATAGCAAACCCCGACCATATCCATCATCTTTTTGGCCGCAATCACCGAATCGGTATCGGCGTACTTATCATCCTGATAAAACACTTCCTTGATTCCGGCCTGAATGATAGCTTTGGTACATTCGTTGCAGGGAAATAAAGTCGTGTACAGCTTGGCTCCGTTTAGACTAATCCCGGAATGATTGAGGATAGCATTTAACTCCGCGTGGCAAACATAATAATACTTGGTATGCAGCGCATCGCCTTCGTACTCCCACGGCATGTCGTCATCCTTAACTCCCGTCGGCATACCGTTATAACCCACGGAAAGAATCTTATTGTCGGGGCTGACGATACAGGTTCCGACCTGCGTCCGGTTATCCTTGCTGCGCATGGAGGATAAAATAGCAATCCCCATAAAATATTCATCCCAAGAAATATAATCCTGTCGTTTCAAGATAGCTCCTTCTTTCCTAAACTCCCGGCCTTGGCCACTGG of Lachnospiraceae bacterium oral taxon 500 contains these proteins:
- a CDS encoding cytidine deaminase gives rise to the protein MKRQDYISWDEYFMGIAILSSMRSKDNRTQVGTCIVSPDNKILSVGYNGMPTGVKDDDMPWEYEGDALHTKYYYVCHAELNAILNHSGISLNGAKLYTTLFPCNECTKAIIQAGIKEVFYQDDKYADTDSVIAAKKMMDMVGVCYHALPRTGKVLTLEV